One window from the genome of Dyadobacter sp. CECT 9275 encodes:
- a CDS encoding DUF6088 family protein, whose protein sequence is MTENIEIQVFNKIKKARHGSLFFVDSFASIANPKAVNKALERLVISGDLTRVAAGIYVRPVNDKILGPILPGIEEIASAIAKRDKARILPTGSYAMYKLGLTTQVPMNIVYYTDASARKIRIGKQVITFKKASSRNVSGIGDISKLAIQALRTIGKDNVKADELNKIKELLKQEKPYHLQHDLKLAPVWIRKLIEPVKTDLNK, encoded by the coding sequence ATGACAGAAAACATTGAAATACAGGTATTTAACAAAATAAAAAAAGCAAGACATGGCTCGCTTTTTTTTGTGGATAGTTTTGCTTCTATTGCCAACCCAAAGGCGGTAAACAAAGCATTGGAAAGGCTGGTAATATCCGGAGATCTAACCAGAGTTGCTGCCGGAATATATGTACGTCCGGTAAATGACAAGATACTGGGTCCGATCTTACCAGGAATTGAAGAGATTGCCAGTGCGATTGCAAAAAGGGATAAGGCACGGATTCTCCCAACCGGCAGTTATGCGATGTATAAGTTAGGGTTGACAACACAAGTTCCTATGAACATTGTTTATTATACGGATGCATCTGCGCGAAAAATCAGGATTGGGAAACAGGTGATCACCTTTAAAAAAGCAAGTTCCAGAAATGTATCGGGCATTGGCGACATTAGCAAGCTAGCCATACAGGCTTTGCGGACCATTGGAAAAGATAATGTTAAAGCAGACGAGCTTAATAAAATTAAAGAATTACTAAAACAAGAAAAACCCTATCATTTGCAGCACGATTTAAAATTAGCGCCGGTATGGATAAGAAAGCTAATTGAACCAGTCAAAACAGATTTAAATAAATGA
- a CDS encoding PDDEXK nuclease domain-containing protein, whose translation MGSEIANIQLVTVGVKRLIEQSRQNVAVAVNAEITLLYWNIGKRINQEVLNFNRAEYGKQIVATLSMQLTTTYGNGWSKRQLHHCMRMAEVFPEIEIVHALRTQLTWTHLRQLISIEDAVKRNFYIEICKLERWSSRQLQERINPMLYERTAISKKPEQTIINDLEQLKTEQKVSPDLVFRDPYFLDFLGLADTYSEKDLETSIIVELQRFITEMGSDFAFLARQKRITIDNRDYYIDLLFYHRRLKCLVAIDLKIGEFEAGFKGQMELYLRYLEKHEQVEGEHTPIGLILCTGKNEEHVELLQLDRSNIRVADYLTALPPEKLLREKLHKAVEIAQQRLSQRDHE comes from the coding sequence ATGGGTTCGGAAATTGCTAACATACAACTTGTTACCGTCGGGGTAAAGCGGCTCATTGAGCAAAGCAGGCAGAATGTGGCTGTGGCGGTTAATGCGGAGATCACGCTGTTGTACTGGAATATTGGCAAACGCATCAATCAAGAGGTTCTGAATTTCAACAGGGCGGAGTACGGTAAGCAAATTGTCGCTACGCTGTCTATGCAACTTACTACCACTTATGGCAATGGATGGAGCAAACGGCAGTTGCATCATTGCATGCGTATGGCAGAGGTTTTTCCTGAAATTGAAATTGTGCACGCACTGCGTACACAATTGACATGGACGCACCTTCGACAGCTTATTTCTATTGAAGATGCTGTAAAAAGAAACTTTTACATCGAAATCTGTAAACTGGAAAGGTGGTCGTCCCGGCAATTGCAGGAAAGAATAAACCCCATGCTCTACGAACGCACCGCCATCAGCAAGAAGCCGGAACAAACGATAATCAATGACCTTGAACAGCTAAAAACAGAACAAAAAGTAAGTCCGGATCTGGTTTTCCGGGATCCTTATTTTCTGGATTTTTTAGGTTTGGCAGATACCTATTCTGAAAAGGATCTGGAAACGAGCATCATTGTGGAGCTGCAACGTTTCATCACGGAAATGGGAAGTGATTTTGCTTTTCTGGCCAGACAAAAAAGAATCACCATCGACAACCGGGATTACTACATCGATCTGCTCTTTTACCACAGAAGATTAAAATGCCTTGTAGCCATTGACCTGAAAATCGGGGAATTTGAAGCCGGATTTAAAGGACAAATGGAACTGTATCTGCGGTATCTGGAAAAGCACGAACAGGTGGAAGGTGAACATACACCCATCGGCTTGATACTCTGCACCGGCAAAAACGAAGAACACGTAGAGCTGCTGCAACTGGATAGAAGCAATATCCGGGTAGCGGACTATCTGACCGCACTGCCACCAGAGAAATTACTTCGCGAAAAATTACATAAAGCAGTAGAAATTGCTCAACAAAGACTAAGTCAGAGAGACCATGAGTAA
- a CDS encoding type I restriction endonuclease subunit R, with protein MSKPGEEERIAQDRIVKLFQQQLGYRYLGNLKDTEENSNVNVALLTAYLTRKGYNATLISKALFELKKAATINAGDNLYPANRAVYSLLRYGIPVKEEAGKNKETVHLIDWENASENDFAIAEEVSVKGANNKRPDIVLYLNGIAIGVLELKKAGTSVTQAIRQNLDNQAHLFIKPFFTTVQLVLAGNDSAGLYYGTTLTKEKYFLKWKEDNDVYNPDENVLDKHLIQFCSKERVLDIINHFVIFDKGTKKLCRPNQYFGVKEAQRSLLRREGGIIWHTQGSGKSLTMVWLAKWILENKPLGVEQRVLVITDRTELDEQIEGVFNGVGETIVRTKSGADLIQKLNVNEERLLCSLIHKFSGREDSETASYIAELKIPKDFSAKGQFVVFIDECHRTNSGDLHKAMKELLPENAVFIGFTGTPLLKADKKKSIEIFGKYIHTYKFDEAVKDGVVLDLLYEARDVDQHVLDQKGVDQWFETVTKGMNDLPKAELKQKWGTMQKVLSTKSRLEKIVFDIRKDFLFQSRLKDGKGNAMLVARSIYEACRYYEIFQSTGLKKCAIITSYVPTISSIKLEETGEGETEKKEQYETYQKMLRDYGYTNAEDFEKFAKKEFKDHPAQMQLLIVVDKLLTGFDAIHCTYLYIDKQMQDHGLFQAICRTNRLGAEEEGDPHFKEFGYIVDYKNLFGKLEKSISDYTSDAFDAFEEEDIKGLLTDRHQKNKERLDDALEALHQLCEPVAMPKHNPQYFHYFCGNPSNKEELKEREEKRLTFYKLVVALIRAYNNIAGEMAEAGFTPKQAATIKQQVYEYTQLRNSIKEYSGDYIDLKRYEPDMRQMLDMYLTADPSRVLSKLGDASLLQLIVENGIEYATGRLSDGIKHDKQAVAETIENNMRRTIIQEMPINPAYYEKMSVLLLELIRLRKEGAIDYEESLKRYEDLAKEIQPEAKKDNYPTGIDTQGKRALYDNLDKEEKLALLMDEAVIYGKHDNWIGHSQKEKHLKNQVVKPLLEQYHKTEKLDPIIKIIKQQTEYK; from the coding sequence ATGAGTAAACCCGGAGAAGAAGAGCGCATTGCCCAGGATCGTATTGTCAAATTGTTTCAGCAGCAATTGGGCTATCGATATTTGGGAAACCTGAAAGATACGGAAGAGAATAGTAACGTAAATGTTGCTTTGCTCACCGCATATCTTACCAGAAAAGGGTACAATGCAACGCTTATCTCCAAAGCACTTTTCGAACTTAAAAAAGCAGCGACCATCAATGCCGGTGATAATCTCTACCCGGCGAATAGGGCGGTGTACTCTTTGCTTCGTTATGGAATTCCTGTAAAAGAGGAAGCGGGTAAAAACAAGGAGACCGTGCATCTGATAGATTGGGAAAACGCCTCAGAAAACGACTTTGCCATTGCCGAAGAGGTATCTGTGAAAGGAGCAAACAACAAACGTCCTGACATCGTGTTGTATCTGAATGGTATTGCCATTGGCGTTTTGGAATTGAAAAAAGCGGGTACTTCCGTGACTCAAGCCATTCGCCAGAATCTGGACAACCAGGCGCATTTGTTTATCAAGCCTTTCTTTACAACGGTCCAGCTTGTGCTGGCTGGTAATGATAGCGCAGGTTTGTACTACGGCACTACGCTTACGAAAGAAAAGTACTTTTTAAAATGGAAAGAGGACAATGACGTTTACAATCCGGACGAAAATGTGCTGGACAAACACCTGATACAGTTTTGTAGTAAAGAACGCGTGCTGGACATCATCAATCACTTTGTGATTTTTGACAAAGGCACCAAAAAGCTTTGCCGTCCTAACCAATACTTTGGTGTAAAAGAGGCGCAGAGAAGCCTGTTGCGACGGGAAGGCGGAATTATCTGGCACACACAAGGCAGTGGGAAAAGCCTGACGATGGTGTGGCTGGCGAAATGGATACTCGAAAACAAACCACTTGGCGTAGAACAGCGGGTGCTGGTGATCACGGACCGGACCGAACTGGACGAACAGATAGAAGGTGTGTTCAACGGCGTGGGTGAAACCATTGTCCGTACCAAAAGTGGTGCCGATCTGATTCAAAAACTGAACGTGAATGAAGAGCGTCTGTTATGCAGCCTGATACATAAGTTCAGCGGGAGAGAAGACAGCGAAACAGCCAGCTACATTGCTGAACTCAAGATTCCAAAGGATTTCAGTGCCAAAGGCCAGTTCGTTGTCTTTATAGATGAATGTCATCGTACCAACAGCGGAGATCTGCACAAGGCGATGAAAGAGCTACTGCCGGAAAATGCCGTTTTTATCGGGTTCACAGGCACGCCGTTACTCAAAGCTGACAAAAAGAAAAGTATTGAGATCTTCGGGAAATACATCCATACCTACAAATTTGACGAAGCGGTGAAGGATGGCGTCGTTTTGGATTTGTTATACGAAGCACGGGATGTTGACCAGCATGTACTGGATCAAAAAGGTGTAGATCAGTGGTTTGAAACCGTAACGAAGGGAATGAATGATCTGCCCAAGGCTGAGCTTAAACAGAAATGGGGAACCATGCAAAAAGTACTGAGCACAAAAAGCCGTCTGGAAAAAATTGTTTTTGATATCAGAAAAGACTTCTTATTCCAGTCGCGGTTAAAAGATGGCAAGGGTAACGCCATGCTGGTAGCCAGAAGTATTTATGAAGCGTGCCGGTATTACGAGATCTTCCAGAGTACGGGTTTGAAAAAGTGCGCCATTATAACGAGTTATGTTCCTACGATAAGCTCCATCAAACTGGAAGAAACGGGAGAAGGAGAAACGGAGAAAAAGGAGCAATATGAAACCTATCAAAAAATGCTCCGGGACTATGGCTACACCAATGCCGAAGACTTTGAAAAGTTTGCCAAAAAGGAATTCAAGGATCACCCGGCACAAATGCAGCTGCTCATTGTGGTGGATAAACTGCTGACCGGATTCGATGCCATTCACTGTACGTACCTGTATATAGACAAACAAATGCAGGATCACGGGCTTTTCCAGGCAATTTGCAGAACAAACCGGCTTGGTGCTGAAGAAGAAGGAGATCCACATTTTAAGGAGTTTGGCTACATTGTCGATTATAAAAATCTGTTTGGCAAGCTTGAAAAATCCATATCAGATTATACTTCGGACGCATTCGACGCTTTTGAAGAAGAGGATATTAAAGGCCTGTTGACCGATCGGCATCAAAAAAATAAAGAGAGGCTGGACGATGCGCTGGAAGCATTACATCAGCTTTGCGAACCTGTGGCTATGCCAAAGCACAATCCGCAATACTTTCATTATTTCTGCGGGAACCCTTCTAACAAAGAAGAGCTGAAAGAGCGAGAGGAAAAACGCCTTACTTTCTATAAACTGGTCGTTGCGCTCATCAGGGCTTACAATAATATTGCGGGTGAAATGGCAGAGGCAGGATTTACACCAAAACAAGCGGCCACAATTAAACAACAGGTTTACGAATACACGCAGCTACGAAATAGCATCAAGGAATATAGTGGCGACTACATTGATCTGAAAAGATACGAACCTGATATGCGCCAAATGCTGGACATGTATCTGACCGCCGATCCAAGCAGGGTCTTATCGAAATTGGGAGATGCTTCTTTACTCCAATTGATTGTTGAGAATGGAATCGAATATGCAACGGGTCGGCTCTCTGACGGAATTAAACATGATAAGCAGGCGGTGGCCGAAACGATTGAGAATAACATGCGCAGAACCATTATTCAGGAAATGCCAATCAATCCGGCCTATTATGAAAAAATGAGTGTGCTACTTTTAGAGCTGATCCGTTTGCGAAAAGAAGGGGCGATTGATTATGAAGAGTCTTTGAAAAGGTATGAAGATCTGGCAAAAGAAATCCAGCCTGAAGCTAAAAAGGACAATTACCCGACGGGCATAGACACGCAGGGGAAGCGAGCACTTTACGACAATCTGGACAAGGAAGAAAAGCTCGCCCTATTGATGGATGAAGCAGTCATTTATGGTAAACACGACAATTGGATAGGTCATTCTCAAAAGGAAAAGCACCTCAAAAATCAGGTTGTGAAACCGTTATTAGAGCAATATCACAAAACCGAAAAATTGGATCCGATTATCAAAATCATCAAACAGCAGACAGAATATAAATAA
- a CDS encoding nucleotidyl transferase AbiEii/AbiGii toxin family protein yields the protein MSEFLHLKEWLRLPDSTKLNIYTETGRQIPLPAVAVEKDWWVVHTLALIFSMECAPSLIFKGGTSLSKAWNLIDRFSEDIDLVLDREFLGFKGELTSGDIKRLRRTSYAYLTTTFTEELKAKFSEAGFSEVEIKYREVVNHDQDPIIIEIYYKKLTETETYLKPGLLVEVGSRSLKEPFTQKTFNTLAGQNYADRPFADKAITIPVVNPERTFLEKVFLLHEEFQRPKEKIRVERLSRHLYDIEKLSKTEFAKTALANANLYTTIIAHRKKFAHISGVDYDKHAPEHINFIPPDDLLPLWEADYKEMQENMIYRESLPFVALIEKLSELQNLINSTKWDSAQSYKQTEVGLIPVDWEVKRLEEIATFSSGTTPRREMHDRYFLNGNIFWVKTLDLNNGEIVDTQEKVTSTALKETSSLKILPIDTVLVAMYGGFNQIGRTGLLAISACVNQALTAIKLDQKYHSPLFLINFLNYRIDYWKDIATSSRKDPNITSKDVKKFPISLPPTIAEQTAIATALSDADALISSLEKLIAKKRNIKQGAMQKLLEPKEGWEVKTYGDIFDFLSTASYSRAELTEIDSIGYVHYGDIHTKWNSFLNLDKSNLPTIPHNQLKGYHYLQEGDLIMADASEDYEGIGKSVEVLNLGSRKIISGLHTFLLRDRNEEFVNGFRAYIHNSKVVKSQLDRLATGLKVYGVSKANLKTVKIPIPPKKIQTEITSILFSMDAEINALETKLAKYRDVKLGMMQNLLTGNIRLV from the coding sequence ATGAGTGAGTTTTTACACTTGAAAGAGTGGTTACGGTTGCCAGATAGCACCAAGTTAAATATATATACTGAAACAGGCAGACAGATTCCGTTACCTGCCGTTGCTGTTGAAAAGGATTGGTGGGTGGTACACACACTGGCTCTCATTTTTTCTATGGAATGTGCTCCGTCACTTATTTTCAAAGGAGGAACCTCATTGAGTAAGGCCTGGAACCTGATAGATCGCTTTTCAGAGGATATTGATCTTGTGCTGGACCGGGAGTTTCTCGGATTTAAGGGGGAGTTAACCAGTGGTGATATCAAAAGATTGAGACGGACATCCTATGCATACCTCACTACTACTTTCACCGAGGAGCTTAAAGCTAAATTTTCAGAGGCAGGATTTTCAGAAGTGGAAATAAAATACCGTGAAGTTGTAAATCACGATCAGGATCCGATTATCATAGAAATATATTACAAGAAACTTACCGAAACGGAAACCTATTTAAAGCCAGGGCTGCTGGTAGAAGTGGGTAGCCGTTCCTTGAAAGAGCCCTTTACGCAAAAAACTTTTAACACGCTGGCAGGTCAAAACTATGCAGACCGCCCATTTGCCGACAAGGCCATCACCATCCCGGTTGTAAACCCTGAGCGAACATTTTTGGAAAAAGTCTTTTTATTGCATGAGGAGTTTCAGCGTCCTAAGGAGAAGATACGGGTAGAGCGGCTTAGCCGGCATCTGTATGATATAGAAAAACTGAGCAAAACGGAATTTGCCAAAACCGCTCTGGCCAATGCAAATCTATACACGACTATTATAGCGCATCGTAAAAAGTTTGCACACATCTCAGGGGTAGACTATGATAAGCATGCCCCTGAACATATTAATTTCATTCCTCCGGATGATCTTTTGCCATTATGGGAAGCTGATTACAAGGAAATGCAGGAAAACATGATTTACAGAGAATCATTGCCTTTTGTTGCTCTCATTGAAAAGCTTTCAGAATTACAAAATCTAATAAATTCCACGAAGTGGGATTCGGCTCAGAGTTATAAACAGACGGAGGTTGGGCTGATTCCGGTGGATTGGGAGGTAAAAAGGTTAGAGGAAATTGCGACTTTTTCGTCCGGAACCACGCCAAGAAGAGAAATGCATGATAGATATTTTTTGAATGGAAATATCTTTTGGGTTAAAACTTTGGATTTGAATAATGGAGAAATAGTAGATACCCAGGAAAAAGTTACGAGTACTGCTCTTAAAGAAACGAGCAGTCTGAAAATTTTACCTATTGATACTGTACTTGTTGCAATGTATGGTGGTTTTAATCAAATAGGTAGAACAGGGTTGTTAGCAATAAGCGCGTGTGTAAATCAGGCGCTGACGGCAATCAAACTTGATCAAAAATATCATAGTCCGCTATTTTTAATAAATTTTCTTAATTATCGAATTGATTATTGGAAGGATATAGCTACAAGTAGTCGTAAAGATCCCAATATCACAAGTAAGGATGTCAAGAAATTCCCAATCTCTCTTCCTCCCACAATCGCCGAGCAAACCGCCATTGCCACGGCTCTTTCCGATGCGGATGCCTTGATAAGCAGTTTAGAAAAACTCATTGCCAAAAAACGCAATATCAAACAAGGAGCCATGCAAAAATTGCTGGAACCGAAGGAGGGTTGGGAGGTGAAAACTTATGGCGATATTTTTGATTTTCTATCTACCGCATCTTATTCAAGAGCAGAATTAACTGAGATTGATAGCATTGGATATGTGCATTATGGTGATATTCATACCAAATGGAATTCCTTTTTGAATTTAGATAAAAGTAATTTACCTACAATCCCTCATAATCAGCTCAAAGGTTATCATTATTTGCAAGAGGGTGATCTCATTATGGCTGACGCTTCGGAAGATTACGAAGGAATTGGTAAAAGTGTGGAAGTTCTCAATTTGGGTTCAAGAAAGATAATTTCTGGTCTTCATACCTTTTTACTTAGAGATAGAAATGAAGAATTTGTAAATGGGTTTAGAGCCTACATTCACAATAGTAAAGTAGTCAAATCTCAGCTTGATAGGCTAGCGACCGGGCTTAAAGTTTACGGAGTGTCAAAAGCAAATTTAAAAACGGTCAAAATTCCAATTCCTCCCAAAAAAATTCAAACGGAAATTACTTCGATACTTTTCAGTATGGACGCCGAAATCAACGCATTAGAAACCAAACTGGCAAAATACAGGGATGTAAAATTGGGGATGATGCAGAATTTGCTGACGGGGAACATCAGGCTCGTTTAA